In Monodelphis domestica isolate mMonDom1 chromosome 4, mMonDom1.pri, whole genome shotgun sequence, one DNA window encodes the following:
- the LOC130453985 gene encoding testis-specific H1 histone-like isoform X1 gives MFESDFVQDESAPMSAAEAPPKRKEVAFPPQYPVPRTKGSPGWTWDKGLHYPGPLSQLMDQRTAPALPEVMSEVMSRAEAAPMPFGSQQKLPLRREEERKWAWPRACGGGGRGRAQGPGGEREGWSWTLSRPECGGPRSEPRLFRRSTPGSLVEVEGQPRVTIRTLFSTISGSHLSKVLGRLGLTVRPAGPGPEARRDSSPLPLPGCLTIGDFLFRALQATLPRAPPGAGHCQQAAASPRAAAAPRAPPRPAAAPRAPPRPAAAPRAPPRPAAAPRGGPQDQPQPQELPQEQLEPQEGPQERRHSKGHHHSKRHRHSKGHRHSKKWQLPQEQPQPQKLPQEQPHSQSQCECQKAQAAAAPG, from the exons ATGTTTGAGAGCGACTTTGTCCAG gaCGAGAGCGCCCCGATGTCCGCAGCGG AGGCCCCCCCCAAACGGAAGGAGGTGGCCTTCCCGCCCCAGTACCCCGTCCCGAGGACCAAGGGGAGCCCAGGCTGGACCTGGGACAAAGGACTGCACTACCCCGGGCCGCTCTCCCAACTGATGGACCAGCGGACCGCCCCGGCCCTGCCGGAAGTGATGTCGGAAGTGATGTCGAGAGCGGAAGCCGCCCCCATGCCCTTCGGGTCCCAGCAGAAGCTCCCACTCAGGAGAGAAGAGGAGCGGAAGTGGGCGTGGCCCCGAGCGTgcgggggcggggggcgggggcgggCACAAGGgcctggaggagagagggagggctgGTCCTGGACACTCAGCAGGCCAGAGTGCGGTGGACCTAGATCAGAGCCCAGACTTTTCAGGAGGAGCACCCCGGGGAGCCTAGTGGAAGTGGAAG GGCAGCCGAGAGTCACCATCCGGACTCTGTTCTCCACAATTTCCGGGTCTCACCTGTCTAAGGTACTAGGGAGGCTGGGACTGACTGTCAGGCCAGCTGGGCCCGGCCCAGAGGCCCGGCGTGACTCCTCCCCCCTGCCCTTGCCAGGCTGCCTCACCATTGGAGACTTCCTCTTCAGGGCCCTCCAGGCCACCCTCCCAAGAGCACCCCCAGGAGCCGGGCACTGCCAACaagctgccgcttccccaagagCAGCTGCAGCCCCAAGAGCTCCCCCAAGACCAGCTGCAGCCCCAAGAGCTCCCCCAAGACCAGCTGCAGCCCCAAGAGCTCCCCCAAGACCAGCTGCAGCCCCAAGAGGGGGCCCCCAAGACCAGCCACAGCCCCAAGAGCTCCCCCAAGAGCAGCTGGAGCCCCAAGAGGGCCCCCAAGAGAGGCGCCATTCCAAGGGGCACCACCATTCAAAACGGCACCGCCATTCAAAAGGGCACCGCCACTCAAAAAAGTGGCAGCTtccccaagagcagccacagccccaaaagctcccccaagagcagccacaCTCCCAAAGTCAGTGCGAATGCCAAAAGGCACAGGCAGCCGCGGCTCCGGGCTAA